The DNA window AAGCTAATCAATAAACCAAAACTCACATATCTGGCTATCCCCAGGGCTTCCATCTACTTCTTTTTGTTTGCTCACAATGCAGTACCTTGCACCTAGTTTATAGCATAATGTCTGCTATACAGTTAAGTCTTTAAGGCATCTACTTAAAACCAGcttatttatcaaaaatgattGAATCAATCAAGGCAACATTTTAGTAAAGGCATAAATGCAACCAAATCTGTTAATGGAAGGTTACCTTGATTTATTCAGCGAAAGTGGTTACAATTTCCTAAAACAGCTGAGTAAGTAGCCAGCATTAGTGCCATCTCATTTTACTCATTCAGCAGAGCAGAAAAATAATACGACAATAGACTGCTGACACACTATGACAATTCTCAGGGAAAGTGTAAGATAAATAACTATTCCTATATTTGCTGAAGTCAGACAAGCACTTATATTTATTAGTCCACATAtagtattttgttttgtgtttagtgGTTACAATAAGGAGTCTTgcttataaaataaagtttggggTTGTCCTTGTATtaattgtattgctttgtttGTCATTAAAGGTATTTACTACTAGCCCAGTGTTTTGGTTGTGCCGTCATTGAAGATACCTGGCATTATTTCCTGCACCGGTTGCTGCATCACAAGCGTATCTACAAGTACATCCACAAAGTGCACCATGAGTTTGCGGTAATTACAGTTTTCTTGCTCTAAAAACTGAATTTCAATGGTTTTGCAATGTGTTACTGACAGGCTAGAGTACATGGTTATAACTGTGCTTTGTGTTTCTTGTAGTCTCCATTTGGGATGCAGGCTGAGTATGCACATCCTCTGGAAACACTGATATTAGGAACTGGATTTTTTATCGGAATCATGGTTTTCTGTAATCACGTCATTCTTCTTTGGGCCTGGGTTACATTCAGACTTTTGGAAACAATAGATGTCCACAGGTAAGAGTTATTGTCTATTACAATCTCTCTGTTCACCACATTAGCTTTGTCTATGCAGACTGATTTTATTGCGACTTGGTTGAagctataatattttttgtaaatttaagtTTCTGTCTTTGGACCCACAAAGGCAGCTCATGTTACCTTCTGTACTGTTTATCTGgagaaatatattataaatataataatatataaatatatatattcaacaagAAATTAGGTGTTCAACATACAATGCAAGGGCTGCTACACACAAGCAGGTCTACCACCAATGGTACCACAGTACATAACAACTATTGGCTGCTACACAAGCCATAACCATCTGATATGTTAGATGGTTGCTCTGGTTAGCATTCATAATACTCATGTTTGGGGTTACCAGCCaatgtttctttaatattttgcTAAATTGGTTATTTAACTGAAACTGTAACTGTTTAACTGTATTAAACTGCATAACAGCAACAGTTTGGCCTTCCAGCATTTCTAATTTAGCCCACCACCAATGATCTACATTGTATCcctctttctgtatttttttccttttctggatATGTTTTAAACAGTGCCTCTGTTGTACCTTCCTTCTTCGTAAATACCTTTCAGTCTCTCGGtttttaaaagaaatccattcacTAGCGTCAGTAACACCTGGGTAATACAGCTGCATTCTTATGTCATCAGAGTCAAATGCTCACTTTGTTGAACATTGATAACAATGATAATACACATGATAAAGCACCTAAAGTATGTTAGGTGTGGTAAAGAAAGTATTAAGTCTTTACACCTGCAAGATAAggagcagctgttttttttatatattaatgtgtaTGTCTGTTTATTGAAGCCAGGAAAATAATCATAAAAGTGGAGAGTGTTGGCCTTAAGTAATAAAAAGTTAGGATGCAAAATCAACCTAAACCtgaaccaatatatatatatatatatatatatatatttatatatattacagtccCTACATTCTCTAAATGAAAGACTATAAGGGGATGTGATTGAGTGATGAAGTCTATAGCAGAGGAAAATGGCACAGGATTAACAAAGCGATATAACAAAActctttcaattgtatatttaacagactaaaTAGAGGGGAACAAAATACGTTTTTTGTTAGCTTATTCCATATGTCCCCACTTTGGCTCATTCATGTGTGCATATAAAGCTAGAACACTGTAAGCAGACTTTTTTCAAGGATTACTTAGAAAGAGCTCcacctgcaaacttttttttttttgttcttaattcAAATAaggtaaatacatataaaaagaaaacatttcccatTTGTCCTATATAAAAAATGCCAAAGAAACTATTGGGTTTTGGCTGGTAGATGTTCTTTAAATACAACCATGCTGAGAGAGGTGTAAAGGCAGCAAATGTACTGTTACAGTACATGAGGTTTTTAAAGGTCCAATACCCAGACATTGGTTGATTGttgctacaatgtaaaaaaaaaaactaaacttgtatttattgataaatatagtTAATGAATTGTTTATTTGTCTGTTTTAAGATTAATCTGTTTTGTAAATGTCATTTCAAATAGTTCATCCTTATCTTTTTCAGTGGTTATGACATTCCTCTGAATCCCTTACACCTGATCCCATTTTATGCTGGAGCTCGTTTCCATGACTTTCATCACATGAATTTTGTTGGTAACTACGCATCAACCTTCACATGGTGGGACAAACTTTTCAACACAGACTCTCAGTACAACAATTTCAAAACCAAAGGCAAGACACAAGAAGTAAAGAAgaccaaataatttatttctcaaacattgcctaatttttcagcattCGGATCATGCAATGCTCTCAATAAATCCTCACTGCTATCACAGATGGAAGAAGACCCGGACTTGTATGTAGCTTGTCTGCAGTAATACATGTGGGAACCAGCCACAAACCCAATAGCAGCTGGCAGCATACAGATGTCACACTGGCCTTAAAGTCACACTAAGAACCCTAAGTGACCCAGAACACCTTACATACAGTGGATAGCTACTTGCCATGTGCAATTTTTGAAAGGATATAGTGACTGCAATGTTGCCTTTACTTGGTGACAGCTTTGTTCATAAAAAAGTGTCCACTTTGTGAAatgcttgattttatttttttacataatacatgttttaattatttaacattttacacaCAGTTGAGAATTTTGTCACCATTCTCCACTGTGGCAATCACTTTGATTCTCTAGATTCTTCATGGTACCAGTTTAGTCAGGAATTTGCACCTTACCCTGATGACAGTGCTGTTTTCACTGTTATAATTAGGGGCCCCCATCACACTGatatctttgtttgttttttgtttaataagaCAAAGTGAAGCAACCAGTCACACTTCTTATTCCTCTAAACAGAGCAGTAGTAATATGGACCAAATCCCCCTTCTGCTCCTGGCTTTTGTTGGATATTGGGAATGGATTTCTAATGCTAACAGAGAATACCCTGTACTGCTAAAGTCATCATAGGGCTGTCTCAATCTAGGTTATAGAGGCATGGTAGCCCAGCAGTTCAGAGAAAAGTTGAATGCGGATTGTTACAGTTCCGCATTGAATTCATAAAGTTCAGGTGATTGTAAGCAAATTTTACAAGGTGCTTACATCAACTTTTGATATGCTGTACTTGGTGGTTAATGGTTTGTATGTTTTACTTTGAAATTGTGACCTTTTCAGTGTTGCTATATAAAGagatttttcagtttatataaaaaaagatcagtACTGTGCGAAGAGCCACAAGCTTATATGAGTTATTTTCTACTGTGGTGGTCCCTAACCCTAAACCCTGCATTTCCAAGCTTTTCTTTAAAGGAACCATCGATCACAGGTTTTTGGTTTCTGGCTGTTCACCAGTcacattttatagttttaagTCCATTTGACATGACAACAGCAAGATGAATATGATCAGTGTGCTCCTGGGACTGGTCATAAATTATTCCATTTTTGCAGTGCCTCTAGTAACTGATTAAGAATCGGGCTACTTACTCCCCATTGGTGGTTATGAAAGCTTCCACCTTCAGAAGTGCCCATCATCACACAGTGATCTTTAAGTTAGTTGAGAATCTCTTTGTGACAAATGCTGATTAGAAGAAAGGGTACTAAGCACTTATGTTCATTCACATCACCAGCGTCACTCTGAGGGTTCTGCAAGATTTAAGAACCAGTGGATTCCTCCGTGCCTATGTTTTTTGAGGCATCTGTTGGTTTTATTATGCTTGTTTGGCAACCTCTATACTGAAAGCCTCTGATCTGTTCCCCGTAAGATAACATTCAGCACTTACATAGTTAAGTATTATCTTTAACTTGttttcaagtctttttttttccggTTTTGTAATGGTGAATTAAATTGCTAATCATTCAATCCTTGATTTTCGTGTTTTCCTAGGCACTCActgtaaaacacatgtaaaaaattcCATAAACTTGGTAAAAGCTATTGAACAGTAAAGAAATGTTCACATACCTATAAATTACCTTATTAGTCCTGGGAGGGGAAGGAAGTTTATTTAACACCCAACTATAATAGAATACTACTAAAAAAATGAAGAGTTCTCCAAAAAGTTATTTGTGTGGAACCAATGGGGTTTAGTTGCTGACTTTATTTAGCGCTTCCTCATTATTCAACATGTTCTCCTTACTTTA is part of the Pyxicephalus adspersus chromosome 3, UCB_Pads_2.0, whole genome shotgun sequence genome and encodes:
- the MSMO1 gene encoding methylsterol monooxygenase 1, with amino-acid sequence MASNESVLSSAYLAVEYIDSLLPDNPLQLPFKYAWTYMLDNYTKFQIATWGSLIVHEAIYFLFCLPGFLFQFLPFMQRFKIQQDRPETWEGQWRCFKMLLFNHFFIQLPLICGTYYFTEFFSIPYDWDNMPRWYLLLAQCFGCAVIEDTWHYFLHRLLHHKRIYKYIHKVHHEFASPFGMQAEYAHPLETLILGTGFFIGIMVFCNHVILLWAWVTFRLLETIDVHSGYDIPLNPLHLIPFYAGARFHDFHHMNFVGNYASTFTWWDKLFNTDSQYNNFKTKGKTQEVKKTK